GGCGCTTGGCGGCACCCTTTCGGTGGTCGGGGCGAGCGCCCGCCTGTGGCGCCTGTTTCGCATCGTCCAGCTCGACCGCTTGCTGACCCCATTGCCTTCGGATGCATGGCGGCGAGCGGACGGTTCCACGTGCTGGGCATCACCATCCGCCCTGCCTACGCATCGAGCCACCCAGCCCGAGAGTTGAGCGCTGCGGAGGCACAGCAATCAGCAGGCCCGCCAGCCACACACGCCGCCCCACCCGGCCCCTGGCCGGGCCCTGGCCAGGCCCCAATAGGAGTCGACTAGCCTGGGCGGGCCAACCAGGCTGACGTCATAATTCCTGCATGGCGGCATCGGGCAACCCAGACCTGGAACAGCAGCTCGACATGCTGGTTGCGCTGGTCACGGCCCATGGTGCCGACATCGAAGCGCTGCAGGACCAGGCTCTCGCTGCGCACGAGCGGGCTGACGCAGCCGAGAGGCGTGCGGATGCTGCCGAGCAGCGGTCCGACGAGATAGAGGCGCGTTCCTCGATCGACCGCGAGATGATCGGCCAGCTGCAGGCAGATGGGGTCCTCAGTAAGGATCACGCGGCGCAGCTAGATCGGGCGCTCATCTCGTCGCGCACCATCGGCGCGGCAATCGGGATCCTCATGGCGAGTCGTCAATTGTCTCAGGAACAGGCGTTCGTGGTGTTGAAGGAAGCCAGCCAGCGATCCAACCGCAAGCTCCGTGACCTGGCGGCGGAGTTGGTCGAGGCCACCAGCTCTGCCGAGGGACCCTAGTCCTCGGTTTGAAGTACACCCTTTAGGGGTACTGTGGCGGCAGCCGATGAACTGGGCGCGTCCTGTTCGGCCGGTCAGGTGTTAGAGCTCTAGACCAGTGGCTCCTAGGCCGCACGAAGCCCCCGCCAGCCGGCGGGGGCTTCGCCGTGTGCGTCCCACGTGGGTCTCCCGTTGCAGGGCGAGGCGTCACGCCTTGGATCGCCCGCTCATGCCGCTGTCCGGTGCACTCTCATGCCGATGAGCGATCGTTCGAATCGTCCGCGTTTCGGCCTTGACAGCGACCGCCCTGGGGCGTAGCCCGGGCAGAGGGGGCATCTCTGCCACTCCCAGAGCGGGAGGAGCAACATGATGCGCGCCAGGTACCTTCTTCTCGTCGCGGTGGTGGTTGCCGGTCTCTTCAGCGCCATGGCGTTCCGATCCGCCCAGGGCGAAGCCCGCTCGGCCCACGGGCAAGCCGGGCGGACGCTGACGTTCAGGGCCGTCCAGATCTCGCCGCGCGACCACCATTTCGTGGACGTGCCGCCGCACGGCCTCTCGCTGGGTGACAGGGACGTCGGGGCGGTGAGCCTTCGCAGGAACGGTGAGCTGTTCGGGCGGGCGATGGCGGTCTGCACGATCAACGATGCGAGTTTCAAGGGACTGCAGTGCGCTCTGACACTCGTACTCCGAAAGGGTCAGATCACCGTCCAGGGTGGGGGACTCGACCGCAACCTTCCACATGCACCACCACCCAGCAACGCCGATGTCTTTGCAGTCACCGGCGGAACGGGAATCTATGCCGGAGCAAACGGCACCCTCACCATCAGCCATGGCCGCCACGCCGACTTCTTCACCGTGGCGCTTCGTTAGTAAGCCACAAACGCCGAATCGAGTGTGCCTGTCCGGGGGCGTGGCCTTGAGTTCCGGACCACTGCGGCTAAGCGCGTCGCGCACCGCCGTCAACATGTCGTCAGGAATCCAAGTCACGGGGCCAGAGTGCCAGTGCCATCGACCGCTCATGCCGCTGAGCGCGCTGATCTGCCGATGAGCGGACGTCGAATCGGAATCAAGGGAGGCCCCCCACGTGACTGCCGCGCGAACAACCGCGACGCCTCCTAGGCTTCGGCCATGCCCCTGACCACCCGACCGCTCACCCGGGACGACTTCGACCAGTCAATGGGGCTCATCCGCGAAGCGTTCGGCGACCTACCGCCGGGCACGACGCCGCAGAGCCCCGACGACCCCCCGCGGCCCGGGTACCACGCGTATGGCACGTTCGACGACGACCACCTCGTGGCGCGGCTGGCAACCCGTGGGTACCACTCGTGGTTCGGCGGCAGCGCCGTACCCAGCGGAGGCATCGCCGGCGTCGTGGTGACCGCCGAGCGGCGGGGCACGAAGCTGCTCGACGAATTGTTCCGGGTAGCCCTCGACGACGGGCTACGGGAGCGCGGGGAAGCGGTGTCGACGATGTTCTGCACCGCGCCCGGGATCTACCGCAAGTTCGGCTACGAGGTGATCTCGTCCTACGACACGGTCGAGGTCCCAGCAGCAGCGCTGGCCCGGATCGGTGCCCCGGCAGGCGTGCGCACCCGCCGGGCGACGCCCGCCGACTTCGACGCGGTCTGCCGGGTGTACGACACCTGGGCGGCAGCGCAGAACGGCCCGCTCACGCGCCGCGGCCCGGCGTTCCCGGCCGATGCCAAGGCTTTCATCGACGCGTTCACCGGAGTCACGCTC
The Gemmatimonadales bacterium DNA segment above includes these coding regions:
- a CDS encoding GNAT family N-acetyltransferase, with the protein product MPLTTRPLTRDDFDQSMGLIREAFGDLPPGTTPQSPDDPPRPGYHAYGTFDDDHLVARLATRGYHSWFGGSAVPSGGIAGVVVTAERRGTKLLDELFRVALDDGLRERGEAVSTMFCTAPGIYRKFGYEVISSYDTVEVPAAALARIGAPAGVRTRRATPADFDAVCRVYDTWAAAQNGPLTRRGPAFPADAKAFIDAFTGVTLAVDDAGEVIGFASWHRGQETGDSATLEVVDLLALRGDAYGALWHVLGSFGSVVGQVRLCTSGHDVARLSLPSAHWKAVEREPYMLRVHDVRGAFAGRDWPVDGDVAFSVAGDHLGTTNGAWRLVIERGKATCVPAAAADGPVMTPGGLALAWAGAQTCANLRMAGHLSGGMENDEALDRVLAPRPIHIRDSF
- a CDS encoding ANTAR domain-containing protein — translated: MAASGNPDLEQQLDMLVALVTAHGADIEALQDQALAAHERADAAERRADAAEQRSDEIEARSSIDREMIGQLQADGVLSKDHAAQLDRALISSRTIGAAIGILMASRQLSQEQAFVVLKEASQRSNRKLRDLAAELVEATSSAEGP